A genomic segment from Geitlerinema sp. PCC 7407 encodes:
- a CDS encoding PAS domain S-box protein, whose translation MSELLDLTNVSVSSLLQTQPLTATPDTTVASAIAQMHRQQARYVLVTQDQVLHGILTENDVVRALASGQSLATLRVVDLMDAEVITLAEADLESLLEVLHKLQAYGVPHLPVVNDQGHPIGVISRTALRGMLKPLDLLRFRRVAEVMGSPGLYAQAEQPLQQIVQMMAQDSASFVVIVGSASPPMAGAQGRLQPLSPVGIITEHDVLRWYARRVNFATTLAQDVMSAPVLTIGSEASLGEVHAAMQHHQIQQLVVTGDRGEWVGTITQTRVLSAYDPVEMHLLIAELQQTVQHQAADLEHEKQQRQSLQQSLADYEARYHSILNNLPDLVSCCQPDGTLTFVNQAYCNYFQRSPEALLGQSFLSFIPPEDHALVQSSLQRLAETCQSLLCEHRITAPDGTLRWHQWNNQVVCDAQGNILEIQSVGRDITTFKQAEASLKANETRFRALVQNSFDILQLMDAEFNVLYTNPALERILGPLPQPFTSHALCRQLHEEDAPLMHRVMAASLGQPETPLTVQYRMRRTDGSWVWIETVLTNWLHHPDVRAIVLNSRNISEHKATEEALHQREREFRALVENAPDVIARFNQRCEFLYINPRVEQTTGIPPHRFIHQTPQALGFPGHIVQLWDQTVASVYQTGQEEVVEYQCSSPDHPPRYYSARIVPEFGDRHQVESVLMVARDVTQRRLAEAAVLRQAQREKALNRVIQAIHHSLDVSTLFATAVRSVTELLESEQTVLTQFLPEQRLWRNVAWHGANAEAPDLTGREVSEVQALALRRLQYLEALPLLSGKRVGGLWGEAESPPKTAQTWLVVRIYLHRLWGCLALRRSHQPWQESEIELTQTIANQLAIAVEQSELYIQVHRLNATLERQVKARTAQLEMAFDFEASLKRITDRVRDSLDESHILQTAVEELAQCLGVNCCNAALFDLEKDTSTICYEHVSAGVSPYRGRISRLKDFPELYEPLLRGEHFQFCSIMPNPLRGRVAMLACPIQDDKGVMGDLWLVKQSYHAFSDQDIRLVQQVANQCAIALRQAQLYQAAQAQVQELERLNHLKDDFLSSVSHELRTPMSNMRMAIQMLEVSLRPTGLLEASETPHRYFRILKEECSRETNLINDLLDLARLDAHHEPLVLNTLRLQRWIQKVIEPFMSRFQQQQQTLINELPADLPPLTTDFFHLERVLGELLQNACKYTPAQESIRLSAQVVPEGMAIHVCNSGVDIPEAELAHVFDKFYRVPKNDPWKHGGTGLGLALVKKLTEHLNGTIAAHSGDRWTCFTVTLPNLDPPRPVE comes from the coding sequence ATGTCAGAATTGCTCGATTTGACGAATGTTTCTGTTTCCAGTCTTCTTCAAACTCAACCCTTAACGGCCACGCCTGATACCACGGTGGCATCGGCGATCGCCCAAATGCACCGACAGCAAGCTCGCTACGTCCTCGTGACCCAAGATCAGGTTCTCCACGGCATCCTCACAGAAAACGACGTCGTGCGCGCCCTGGCCTCTGGACAGTCCCTGGCAACGTTGCGCGTCGTGGATCTGATGGATGCGGAGGTGATCACCCTCGCTGAGGCCGATCTCGAGAGCCTGCTGGAGGTGCTGCACAAGCTTCAGGCCTATGGGGTACCCCATTTGCCGGTGGTCAATGACCAGGGACATCCCATTGGCGTGATCTCGCGGACGGCGCTGCGCGGGATGCTCAAGCCGCTGGATCTGCTGCGCTTTCGGCGGGTTGCTGAGGTGATGGGCTCCCCCGGACTCTACGCCCAGGCCGAGCAGCCCCTCCAGCAAATTGTCCAGATGATGGCCCAGGATTCAGCCAGTTTTGTTGTGATTGTGGGTTCCGCTTCGCCCCCGATGGCCGGAGCCCAAGGGCGCTTGCAGCCGTTGAGTCCCGTCGGGATCATCACTGAGCACGATGTGCTGCGCTGGTACGCTCGGCGGGTAAATTTTGCGACGACCCTGGCTCAGGACGTGATGAGCGCTCCGGTTTTGACGATCGGATCTGAGGCTTCTTTGGGGGAAGTCCACGCAGCGATGCAGCATCACCAAATTCAGCAGCTGGTCGTGACGGGCGATCGCGGCGAGTGGGTGGGGACGATCACGCAAACTCGGGTCTTGAGCGCCTATGACCCGGTCGAGATGCACCTGCTGATCGCCGAGTTGCAGCAAACGGTCCAACATCAAGCGGCCGATCTCGAACACGAAAAGCAGCAGCGGCAGAGCCTCCAGCAATCTTTGGCCGATTATGAGGCACGCTACCACAGCATTTTGAATAACTTGCCGGATTTGGTGTCCTGCTGCCAGCCCGACGGCACCTTGACCTTTGTCAATCAGGCCTACTGCAACTACTTTCAGCGATCGCCCGAAGCGCTGCTCGGCCAGAGCTTTCTCTCCTTCATTCCCCCCGAGGACCACGCCCTCGTCCAGAGCAGCCTCCAGCGCCTCGCCGAAACCTGCCAGTCACTGCTCTGCGAGCACCGCATCACGGCCCCCGACGGCACGCTGCGCTGGCATCAGTGGAACAATCAGGTCGTTTGCGACGCCCAGGGCAACATCCTAGAAATCCAGTCCGTCGGGCGAGACATTACGACGTTCAAGCAGGCCGAGGCCTCCCTCAAGGCCAATGAAACTCGGTTTCGCGCCCTGGTGCAGAACTCCTTCGACATCCTGCAGCTGATGGATGCCGAGTTTAACGTGCTCTATACCAATCCCGCCCTGGAGCGTATCCTCGGCCCCCTGCCTCAGCCCTTCACGTCCCACGCTCTCTGCCGCCAGCTCCACGAAGAAGACGCTCCCCTGATGCATCGGGTGATGGCCGCCAGCCTGGGGCAGCCCGAGACCCCATTAACCGTTCAGTACCGCATGCGGCGGACCGACGGCTCCTGGGTCTGGATCGAGACTGTTTTGACCAACTGGCTCCATCATCCGGACGTCCGGGCGATCGTCCTCAACTCCCGCAACATCAGCGAGCACAAAGCCACAGAGGAGGCGCTGCACCAGCGGGAGCGAGAGTTTCGCGCCCTGGTCGAAAATGCGCCCGACGTGATCGCCCGCTTCAATCAGCGCTGCGAGTTTCTCTATATCAATCCCCGAGTCGAGCAGACCACGGGCATTCCGCCTCACCGATTTATCCATCAGACCCCTCAGGCGCTGGGCTTTCCGGGCCATATTGTGCAGCTGTGGGACCAGACCGTCGCGTCGGTCTACCAGACGGGCCAAGAAGAGGTAGTGGAGTATCAGTGCAGCTCCCCCGATCACCCCCCGAGGTACTACTCTGCGCGGATCGTGCCGGAGTTTGGCGATCGCCATCAGGTCGAGTCGGTGCTAATGGTGGCCCGGGATGTCACCCAGCGCCGTCTCGCCGAAGCAGCCGTCCTGCGGCAGGCCCAGCGAGAGAAGGCCCTCAACCGGGTGATTCAGGCGATCCATCATTCGCTGGATGTCAGCACCCTGTTTGCGACGGCGGTGCGATCGGTGACGGAGCTGCTGGAAAGCGAGCAAACGGTGCTGACCCAGTTTCTGCCGGAGCAGCGGCTCTGGCGCAACGTGGCCTGGCACGGGGCCAACGCCGAGGCACCCGATCTGACGGGCCGAGAAGTCAGCGAGGTTCAGGCGCTTGCCCTGCGGCGGTTGCAGTATCTGGAGGCGCTGCCCCTGCTCTCTGGCAAACGGGTGGGCGGACTGTGGGGCGAGGCGGAGTCCCCGCCAAAAACTGCCCAAACTTGGCTGGTTGTGCGGATTTATCTGCATCGACTGTGGGGCTGTCTGGCGCTGAGGCGATCGCACCAGCCCTGGCAGGAAAGCGAGATCGAGCTGACCCAGACCATTGCCAATCAGTTGGCCATCGCCGTGGAGCAGTCCGAGCTCTACATCCAGGTGCACCGCCTCAACGCCACCCTCGAGCGCCAAGTCAAGGCCCGCACGGCCCAGCTGGAAATGGCCTTTGACTTCGAGGCGTCCCTCAAGCGGATCACCGACCGGGTGCGCGACAGCCTCGACGAGAGCCACATCTTACAGACCGCCGTGGAGGAGCTGGCCCAGTGCCTGGGGGTCAACTGCTGCAACGCAGCGCTTTTTGATCTAGAAAAAGACACCTCCACCATCTGCTATGAGCACGTCAGCGCTGGTGTATCGCCCTATCGCGGTCGCATCTCGCGCCTCAAAGACTTCCCGGAGCTTTATGAACCCCTTTTGCGGGGTGAGCATTTCCAGTTTTGCTCGATCATGCCCAATCCCCTGCGAGGCCGCGTGGCCATGCTGGCCTGCCCGATCCAGGATGACAAGGGGGTGATGGGCGATTTGTGGCTGGTCAAGCAGAGCTACCACGCCTTCAGCGACCAAGATATTCGGCTGGTCCAGCAGGTAGCCAACCAGTGCGCGATCGCCCTGCGCCAGGCCCAGCTCTACCAAGCGGCCCAGGCCCAGGTACAGGAGCTCGAGCGGCTCAATCATCTCAAAGACGACTTCTTGAGCAGCGTGTCCCACGAGCTGCGCACCCCCATGTCCAACATGCGCATGGCCATTCAGATGCTGGAGGTGTCTCTGCGACCCACGGGCCTGCTGGAGGCCAGCGAAACGCCCCATCGCTATTTTCGGATTCTCAAGGAGGAATGTAGCCGCGAAACCAATCTGATCAACGACCTGCTGGATTTGGCCCGCCTCGATGCCCACCACGAGCCCCTCGTCCTCAACACCCTGCGCCTCCAGCGCTGGATCCAAAAGGTGATCGAGCCCTTCATGAGCCGCTTTCAGCAGCAGCAGCAAACCCTGATCAATGAGCTGCCAGCAGATTTGCCGCCCCTGACCACGGATTTTTTCCACCTCGAGCGGGTGCTCGGGGAGCTGCTGCAAAACGCCTGCAAGTACACGCCAGCCCAGGAGAGTATTCGCCTGTCGGCGCAGGTGGTTCCAGAGGGCATGGCCATTCACGTCTGTAACTCGGGCGTGGACATCCCAGAGGCCGAGCTGGCCCACGTTTTCGACAAGTTTTACCGGGTGCCGAAAAATGACCCCTGGAAGCACGGGGGCACGGGACTGGGGCTGGCCCTGGTGAAAAAGCTGACGGAGCACCTAAATGGGACCATTGCGGCTCACAGTGGCGATCGCTGGACCTGCTTTACGGTGACGCTGCCAAATCTGGACCCGCCGCGGCCGGTCGAATAG
- a CDS encoding AAA family ATPase, whose translation MDLFEQHRLQVTEAEAPLAARMRPRVLEEFIGQDHMIGPGRLLRRAIQADQLSSLIFYGPPGTGKTTLARVIANSTRAHFIALNAVLAGVKDIREAIATAQERRGRYDQRTLLFVDEVHRFNKAQQDALLPWVENGTVILIGATTENPYFEVNKALVSRSRIFQLRSLTAADLRAIAQQALQDRERGYGDRSVKLAPEALDHLVNVANGDARALLNALELAVETTPPDETGAIAISLAVAEESIQRRAVLYDKEGDAHFDTISAFIKSVRGSDPDAALYWLARMVYGGEDPRFLFRRLLILASEDVGLADPQAVVVVNACAQAFDRMGLPEGHYPLAQATLYLATAPKSNSVMGFFDALTAVKQEREAEVPNPLKDASRDRQSMGHGEGYRYPHAYRDHWVAQQYLPRSLQGQVFYQPSDQGYEAQIGETVERRREAQIAAVLDSQAIDPLEVLTFGPRDRALDRWLQRTLDQMGEHWGHLRDRLFALAPFQRHQVVLDLNAGSGLLTWEALRRVPEGGVYAWVQTAAEAESLREQAAALPSLHQPTILTGDWSALEANLTAIAPGIRFDRIVGRNLFIQAADKSAIARQLAALLPPEGTLLLAEALPRHSQRLYPWLAAETLDADLYQRWIAAEERIYTDPANPLVNWDETDLVQALEAAGLTVRLQVEPWITGRTLTPAVIQSWFSDRTDPPSYATHLAASLTPDEIAHLHQRFQQTLAHQQRPWRRAIAFCTIRPAAAGPDLAASP comes from the coding sequence ATGGATTTGTTTGAGCAGCACCGATTGCAGGTGACAGAAGCAGAGGCGCCTCTGGCGGCTCGGATGCGTCCTCGGGTGCTGGAGGAGTTCATTGGTCAGGATCACATGATTGGTCCGGGGCGTCTGCTGCGGCGGGCGATCCAGGCGGACCAGCTGTCGTCGCTGATTTTCTATGGACCGCCGGGCACGGGTAAAACCACGCTGGCGCGGGTGATCGCCAATAGCACCCGCGCCCATTTTATTGCCCTCAACGCGGTGCTGGCGGGGGTGAAAGACATTCGGGAGGCGATCGCGACGGCCCAGGAACGGCGAGGACGCTACGACCAGCGGACGCTGCTGTTTGTCGATGAGGTGCACCGCTTCAACAAGGCGCAGCAGGATGCGCTGCTGCCGTGGGTGGAAAATGGCACGGTGATTTTGATTGGGGCGACGACGGAGAATCCCTATTTTGAGGTGAATAAGGCGCTGGTTAGCCGATCGCGGATTTTTCAGCTGCGATCGCTGACGGCGGCGGATCTGCGGGCGATCGCGCAGCAGGCCCTCCAAGATCGCGAGCGGGGCTACGGCGATCGCTCGGTGAAGTTGGCCCCAGAGGCCCTCGATCACCTGGTCAACGTGGCCAATGGTGACGCCCGCGCCCTGCTGAACGCCCTAGAGCTAGCGGTCGAAACCACGCCCCCCGACGAGACCGGCGCGATCGCGATTTCCCTGGCGGTGGCGGAGGAGTCGATCCAGCGGCGGGCAGTCCTCTATGACAAAGAAGGGGACGCCCACTTCGATACCATCAGCGCCTTTATCAAGAGCGTGCGCGGTTCGGACCCCGATGCGGCGCTCTACTGGCTGGCCCGCATGGTCTACGGCGGCGAGGACCCCCGCTTTTTGTTTCGGCGGCTGCTGATCCTGGCCAGCGAGGATGTGGGGCTGGCCGACCCCCAGGCGGTGGTGGTGGTCAATGCCTGCGCCCAGGCCTTTGACCGGATGGGGTTGCCGGAGGGCCACTATCCCCTGGCCCAGGCGACGCTGTACCTGGCGACGGCCCCCAAGTCCAACAGCGTGATGGGCTTTTTTGATGCTTTGACGGCGGTGAAGCAGGAGCGCGAGGCCGAGGTGCCCAATCCCCTCAAGGATGCTAGCCGCGATCGCCAGTCTATGGGCCACGGCGAGGGCTACCGCTATCCCCACGCCTACCGAGATCACTGGGTGGCTCAGCAATATTTGCCGCGATCGCTCCAGGGACAGGTGTTTTATCAGCCCTCGGATCAGGGCTACGAAGCCCAGATCGGCGAGACGGTGGAGCGGCGGCGGGAAGCCCAGATCGCGGCGGTCCTAGACAGCCAAGCGATCGATCCGCTGGAGGTGCTGACCTTCGGGCCGCGCGATCGCGCCCTCGATCGCTGGCTGCAGCGCACCCTAGACCAGATGGGCGAGCACTGGGGACACCTACGCGATCGCCTGTTTGCCTTAGCGCCGTTTCAGCGCCACCAGGTCGTGCTGGATCTCAACGCGGGCAGCGGCTTGCTGACCTGGGAGGCCCTGCGGCGCGTGCCCGAGGGCGGCGTGTATGCCTGGGTGCAGACGGCGGCGGAGGCCGAAAGCCTGCGGGAGCAGGCGGCGGCTTTGCCTTCGCTGCACCAGCCGACGATCTTGACGGGAGACTGGAGCGCCCTAGAAGCAAATCTGACGGCGATTGCCCCCGGCATTCGCTTCGATCGCATCGTGGGCCGCAATCTCTTCATCCAGGCTGCCGACAAAAGCGCGATCGCTCGTCAGCTTGCGGCCTTGCTGCCGCCCGAAGGGACGCTGCTCCTGGCCGAAGCCTTGCCCCGCCACAGCCAGCGCCTCTATCCGTGGCTAGCCGCTGAGACCTTGGACGCTGACCTGTATCAGCGCTGGATCGCGGCTGAGGAGCGCATCTACACCGACCCCGCCAATCCCCTGGTGAACTGGGACGAGACGGATTTGGTGCAGGCGCTCGAGGCGGCGGGCCTGACGGTGCGGCTCCAGGTAGAGCCCTGGATCACCGGTCGCACCCTGACCCCGGCCGTGATCCAGAGCTGGTTTAGCGATCGCACCGATCCACCCAGCTACGCCACCCACCTGGCCGCCAGCCTGACCCCCGATGAAATCGCCCACCTGCACCAGCGCTTTCAGCAGACCCTGGCCCACCAGCAGCGGCCCTGGCGGCGGGCGATCGCCTTTTGCACTATTCGACCGGCCGCGGCGGGTCCAGATTTGGCAGCGTCACCGTAA
- a CDS encoding peptidoglycan-binding protein, with the protein MPTLHSELTRAEIVRLQQRLDHLGFRVGPIDGVWGPKTEAAVQAFQRSQHLRPDGIVGPLTQEALFAAEPVPTMTLSEKAIQLILEFEVGGGSSYYNRHLLHPIWPQASSGVTIGIGYDLGYNPRHRFEKDWLCLPEGDRIRLGDCCGLKGEAAQRRIGSVKDIVVPWDIAWQVFQAVTIPRFYRDAAEAFPGLLRLPLDAQGALVSLVFNRGPSMEGPKRLEMRLIREMVPRQDLPGIAEQLRNMKRLWVGTSVERGLSRRREAEAALLEGALHRSRGS; encoded by the coding sequence GTGCCAACCCTACATTCTGAATTAACGCGAGCGGAAATTGTCCGGCTGCAGCAGCGCCTTGACCACTTGGGATTTCGGGTGGGACCCATCGACGGGGTCTGGGGACCGAAAACGGAGGCTGCGGTGCAAGCTTTTCAGCGAAGCCAGCATCTGAGGCCAGATGGCATTGTCGGGCCGCTGACCCAGGAAGCGCTGTTTGCCGCTGAGCCAGTGCCGACCATGACGCTTTCGGAGAAGGCCATCCAGCTCATTTTGGAGTTTGAGGTGGGTGGAGGATCGTCCTACTACAATCGCCATTTGCTGCACCCGATCTGGCCGCAGGCTTCGTCGGGGGTGACGATTGGGATTGGCTACGATCTGGGCTACAACCCGCGCCATCGCTTTGAAAAAGACTGGCTCTGCCTGCCGGAGGGCGATCGCATCCGCCTGGGGGACTGCTGCGGACTCAAGGGCGAAGCAGCCCAGCGGCGCATCGGCAGCGTAAAAGATATTGTGGTGCCGTGGGACATTGCTTGGCAGGTGTTTCAGGCGGTGACCATTCCACGGTTTTATCGGGATGCGGCGGAGGCGTTTCCGGGGCTGCTGCGGCTGCCGCTGGACGCCCAGGGGGCGCTGGTCAGCCTGGTGTTTAACCGGGGGCCGAGCATGGAAGGCCCGAAGCGGCTGGAGATGCGGCTGATTCGCGAGATGGTGCCGCGCCAGGATCTGCCGGGAATCGCAGAGCAGCTGCGCAATATGAAGCGCCTCTGGGTCGGCACGTCGGTGGAGCGGGGTCTCTCGCGGCGCCGGGAAGCAGAGGCGGCTCTGCTTGAGGGGGCCCTTCATCGGTCTCGCGGCTCCTGA